The Drosophila biarmipes strain raj3 chromosome X, RU_DBia_V1.1, whole genome shotgun sequence genome includes the window TGCTGAACTCCCGCAGATCGTCGACGCGCGTATAGTTGCGCTGGCACTTGCGGCATCTCAGGGGCAGGTGGCACGTCTCGATGTGGGCCAGCAGCTCGCCGTGCATCTCCtcgcgcagcagcagcggctgcCGCTCGCAAATGGGGCAGAACACATAGATGGTGGTCGCTCCCGACTCCATTTGATGGCGGTGCTCCGTGATGCCGGCGCCGCCGCTGGAGCCCTTCAATCCCAATGGCTCTCGCACAGCAATGGCGTGGGTCTTGAACTGATGATTCTGGCGGCACTTGCCGCAACAGAAAACCCGCTTACAGATGTGGCACTTGCCCTGGAAAACGAGGAGGGATCACTACTTGCGGCACTGGGATGCACTGGGAGCCTACCTCGTCGGGCTGTCGCATGATTAGGACATTGGAAAACGACATTAATTGCGCAAGTGGCGAACTCTACACATGGACAAACACCTTCACAGGGCAAGCAAACGGTTCTTCAGTTAGATATGGAAGTTAAAGAGATATAGGTAAAGTAATGGGTATTACTTGTATCGATTAGTGTGGAAGTATTTAACACTAAGTAGGTTTTCCTATCCTCTACCCAAGTAGATCGTATAAATATATGGTATATTAAGTTCTGttgttatatatattgtattataCCTAGTAATAGCTGATTTTGATCAGTTCTAATGTATCATTTCTTAAAAATCAAGTCCTTAGTTAGATGTAAAAGTTGATGTTTTCATGGTTAACCAACCAAACCCAACGCAAACCATTATAAAGACTTTGTTAAGTTCCTGCAATTTATTAAACGAGAGGAACATTGCAATATAATAACAGCGCAGAAAGTTGAACTTCATCAAGTATATGAGAATAAGGAGTGTAGAATAGTTCCATAATTAAGTATTATGTTTCAAATGCAGGAATAATCAATTGCCAATGTTcgaaaaatgtcaaaaatcaTGAAAGCATGTAAACGCTTTCGTTTCGTGTTAAAATGTAAGCCCATTGAGGAGATAAAAATGTTCAGGCGAGCAGGATTCAATGTAAAACTAATTGCTTATCAGGCACGGCTTGGGCTCGGAGCTCAGGACCATCCTGATGAGCTTGTCCAGGCAGCGCTCCTCCTGATAGACGCGGAAGCGATTTGCCACGAAGCTGCGGAGGTCGTTGCCCTCGCTGTCGACCACATCGCGCACGAAGATGGTCTCCTGGATGGTGGCCTGCACGACGGCGGAGAACTCGCGACTCCGTCTGTTCTGCGTGCGGCTGAAGAACTGGTTGCGCACCACATTGCGCACGTCCTCGGGCCAGATGCGGTCCAGGCTGCCCGGCTCCAGGCCAGTGATCCTCACCTCCATCGCCTCCCTCGGTTGGTCCTGCAAAGGGTTCAGGGATATTTAAgatattataagaataaaatattatgagCGTAGAATATGATATTACTTAGGATATATCAACTACAAGCATATATTAATTTAGTGTGCTATATGAATTATATGTTGATatactattattatattatatttttatatatttatataaaatcattAGTGGAATGTAGAATATGATATTACTTAGGGTATATCAacatatattaatttactgAGTTATATGTCTATATTATGATATAGgacatattattatattatatttttacatatttaagaTCAACCAGGGATAAAACATGATAAGGCCTAGAGATAGCTCAAGAAGTTCTCTAAATTTAGGAAGAAGTGCATGATATTACTAAGCACATAAGATAGTCTATATATAACATATATTCGACATAAGATGaagattaatttaatatttttttatgatatttgATATCAAGATTTTTGAGATACaatcatatatcatatataagTAAGCAAGAGGATAATACATTGTGTTATAAATGAAAGCTTAATATATTGATTACCTACCTTAAAGATCTTTTCGCAGACGTACACTTGGCTGGCGTTGTAGCTGAGGATCTCGGTGGACGTGTCCAGCAGTTGCACCGAGACCTTGCCGCCCTCCACGTCCAGGACGACCGCCCGCTCGTAGCGGTTGAGGTTCTTCACCACCACCCTCTCGCCGGGCACAGGACTCGGATGCCGGTGTCGGTGCTCCTCCAGTTCGTAGTGGCGCTGCACCTGCTGGCCCAGATGGGTCATCGGAACGCCGAGGAAGTGGGCCACTGTGGGAAACTGGTCGTTCAGACGCACGGATAGATGGGCTGGGCTGTTGCACTGGCGGACACATGGAAGGTGAGTCGGTGGTCTTAATTGGCAAGATTCATATCTAAAATACTCACAGCCAGGACCGTGAAGCGAATCTCCCCCTTGGTGGGGTAGTGATCCGGCGGCACGACCTCCTGCCGCCACAGCAGATGACGATACTGGCAGCTGTTCCTCAGGCAATCCCCGTAGGCAGACAGCTGGCGGCAGAGCTTAAGCCTGGCCGGGTGCAGTGGCTCTGCCAGGCGGCGCTGGGCCAGAATGTCCAGCAAGTGGGTGGGCCTCGGAAGGCCGTGCTTCAGCAGAAAGTCGGCCATCAGCCAGATGGTGTCCACTTCGGTTTCCTGGGCGAAGATCACGGACTGACCGCGCTGCTTTGGTGGCACCGTCTTGTAGTTCTTGTAGAACAGGCTGAAGCGGTGCTTGAACCGCATCCAACTGGTGGACCAGCTGTAGTGGATGAGCAGGACTACGTAGCCACATCTTAGTTTCGACACCACATCGTCGGAGACCAGGAGCGGGCAGGCCGGGCAATCCCGCCGCCAGCGGGCGACTTGGGGGAAGCACGACTCCGAGATGCAGGTCTGCACGTCTATCCCCTTCTTGTCCAGCCTACGGCGGAGAAGGAGCACCTCGTCTGCGCTCGAGCAGACCACAACCGTGCGCTCCTCGACGAGATTGGTGTCCCTGAAGAGAGCCACCAAGCGCTCGATCTTCTGCTCCTCCGGCACTATCCTAGTGTCCAGCTCAACGCCGCCATAGACGCTGGCCTCCAAGGCGTCGTCGAAGAGGATGAGGACATCGGGCATCAGCGGCAGGATGCGCTGCACCATCAGGTCATTCAGCCAATTCCGTCCGGAGACAAAGAGTTGGCACTTATTCTGGCCCAAGTCGAACATTTCGGGCAAACGTTTGATCACCTTCATGGTGATATCCGGCAGCAGGCGCACCATGTCATTCAGGTTATCCAGGGCTATGTACTTCACCGCTGCGCCATCGAAAATGGGCGCCTTCTTGGAGTGATGCGacagcagctggagcagcaggTCCACGCTGGTCAGCAGGATTCCCACGGGCTGACTGAGCCGGCCGGCGATGTCCGCCACATTGGCCCTGTCCCAGTGGttgaccaccgcctccaggcCCGCCTCATTGCCCAGCGAGCGGAGGAGCGAGTCCATCCAGCGGCCGATCTGGTTGCCCTGCGATTGGTTGGCGCACACAAAGATGCTGGTGGGGCCATGGTCGTCCGCTGGACGGCGTTGCAGCTCCTCGTGGCTGCGCTGGCACAAGGTGGGCAGATAGCACCACGTCTTGCCGGTCTGCGTGTTGCCCACAACGATGAGGGGCTTTCCCGCGGAGACATGTGGCCAGGCGAATCGCTGGACGGCCTTGGCCCGCGACTTGGCCACACCCAGCTGATGTATGGCACTCCTGGTGGCGTTGCTCATGCCCGCCACTCCGCCCAGATCGTAGCACGGAACGATCAGGTGGCGACTCCAGGCCAGAACGCCATAGTTATAGGCAGTGATGCCGCCGGCAGTGAGTGAATCATCCAAGGGATCCAGCAGAGGAGAGTCCTCCCCAGTTTGGAACGAATCCAGGGAGAGGGTGTCATCAATGCCAACGAGATCTGGAGGCAGCTCCAGGGAGAGCGACTCTCCAGGAGGCACAATGGGCGGAGGAGCACTTTGAAGTCTGCAAGACCCAAAGAAGTTCTGTAACTCAACTTCCGAAGCCTCCATTGGTCGTTTGGTATGCCACAAACGCAGGTCTGCCACCGGAGAGGTTTCTGGAGAGGATTCGTGTTTTGAAGGCTTGCCACGTGGAAGCAGTGAAGTTTCTTGATTTGTGGACTCATCGCAGCTCAGTTTTAGGAACTTTTCCATAAAGTCTTCTAGGGTCTTATCCTCATTATCAGCAAGTTGGGAGTTATGAGACGATTTTGGGATTGTCTCGAGGGCAGAGGTAGAGCCTGTTGGATAAAATAGCGATTTTCCAAAGGCCACCATCTGCGCTTGACCATCCATTGCGCTGAGGCTCTGAAGATGCTTGGGTTCCATCTTGACCACAGGCCTTGGATCCTGAGGAGGTAGTGGCACTTCCGGTTCCGATTTGACCTCCCTTTTGAGGGGGGTTGGGGTTTCCCCTTTTTCCGTCTCtggttttataatatttttaccaGAAATCTTTGTTCCTTTGTCTTGAGCAGTTATCACCAACATTTCGGCTTTGGTTGCCGACTTGCTCAGGATCTCCCAACGCTCCTGAAACTGTTTCAACGGCGGCAGCGTCGTATGGATCACGAAATTCACCCCAAGTCCCTCGAGATGATTAAGCATGGCATCGCAAAGGATCAGAGCTTGGTGAATGTACTGGAAATAGGTTGAAAAAAtcgtattaatattttaagagaccaaaaaaaatatttttttctataagTTAACTTTAATATGTTCAATAATTTTTGCAGTGGATGTATTTTTCTATATCCTTATAGAGAACAGAGTTCGATTACCCACAtagaattcatttaattttaattttttaatttattttatgtttaatttaatatttaagcatGTAATTTTTAGAGCAAACTTACCCCCTTCGACCAGAGGAGCAGCACTTGGTGGGCCATCGGGTCGGCCGCCTCCAGGAGGAGTGTGTTCACATCGCGACCGGCGAGCTCCGATTTCAGATGCTCGGCCTCGGCATTCTGCTGACAGATCAAAATAATTCTGCATGTGTTCGGGTCCCTTCCTCTGATCGTTTGGGCCAGAAAGTCGAAGGAGGCTTCTCCGAATGTGGGGCTGGCGTACGTGAAAGTGGTTCCCTGGTACTCCACCGTAAAGCTGGGCACCTTGAGCTCTGCAAGGGGCTTCATTCTCGCTCGCTTAGACACTTCTAATTTGAAAATACCAAGAGCGCGGCCGTCGAAGCacagcaaataaacaaatcacAATATTTATGGGGCTTTAATGGATAAACACTTGGAAGAGCAAGTTCTCCGCTCGGGAGTTTCGAACAAACTGAAATTATTCGGAGGAAGAGCAGGGTTTGAAGTTTGACACTGACAGCTTGTACCGAGGCTACTTATCGATGAGGAGCACTGTTTTTAAGAAAGGTTTTTGGTAATATATACctggaaataattttattttgttggtAGTTCCCCaacatttagttttttttttatttttttatgtaagtacatttatcaaaaactaaaaatttcactttttcctttgatatttttggaaaaaattattttaaaaaaattttaaatgtgttttttattttattttttttaaatacacatCTTTCAATTTTTTGTGCTTATGCTTGCTTACAAAATGTTCTGAACTATTAAACAAAGAACAAACATTGTTTTAAATCCAGGTTTTTAGGATTTTGCTTTCAAAATGATTTACTTGAATATATGTAAAATAGATTTTGAATTTCTTTCGTTTTTTCTATTCTAGCTTTTTCCCGCTAGATACCGCTGGGTCGCTTCCCGCTAAACCTCTGGCAACACTCCGCCAAAACACTCTGACGTCACAAGCTGCACTTGCGTGCGTCACCTCGCCAACGTGCGGCCACCTTGCGCTGCACGAAATTCGCAAAAGTTCACTTTCCATTGGGCCAAATATCCTAGTTAACTAGTTAATCCCAGCCAAGTCAGGGCGCCGCCATGCTGGACAACgacgccagcaacaacaacaactgcaacCCGCAAAAGCTGCCGCTGGGCGAACTGAAGCTAGCGCTTTCTGGACAGGATGGGGTGCGCAGGCATGTTCCGGCACTGGTGGGTGGTCATTATGGTGCTCCCTGTTATGAATTAACACTTTTACTTCGGCAGGACGAGCACTGGGTGCGCCGCGAGAAGCCCTTCGGCAGCTACCTCTGCCTGATGGGCTCCTATGGCCACCTGAAGTCCGGAGCAGCGCTGGAGGAGTGGACCTTTGCGGCCAACAATTGCCGCCAGGACATGGAGTTCCTGCTGAGCCTCAGTCAGCACGAGTGAGTGTGGCCCTCCGTTCCGTTGCCCCCTCATTGTATTGACCATACTCCTTTGAAATCCCCGCCAGATTCTGGTCCTACATGGTCTACGAGGAGTCGGCCATGGCGGCCATTGTCACATTCCTGCAGCGCGCCAATCCCTACTACAGACAACCGAACACCAGCCAGTccaaggagcaggagcaggccaGCCTCCTTTACGGCCAGCTGCTCGATCTCGTGGTGCGCCTGGTGATGCGACTGTGCACCAGCAAGGAGTCGGACTCGGAGTGGATCAGCGCCCAGCAGCACAGCAGCCTGTTGTACAGCAACTACCTGATCTCGGTGCCAATGCTCTTCGATCTGCTCATTGCCGTGGGCGATGCGGAGCCCACGAATGTGGAGCTGCTGCGCGAGCTCTTCGAGAAGGTGCTGCGCATGCAACCGGAGTATCGCAAGGACCTGAAGGAGGCGCTTGCCTTCTACGAGAGCGCCTTCCTCAGCATGCAGATCCAGGTGGAGAACGAGGGCTGCGAGGGCGCCGGCGGCGGGGCGCCCTTGGACGCGGACCTGGAGACGCCCTACGACGACGTGGTGCTCTTCGCCATGGACTGCGCCTACACGCTgcgcctgctcctgctcctgtgCCCCGACCTGGTGGAGACCATCGAACAACTGCGTTTGGGTCAGAGGTGAGATCATTTTGAGTGCTTCTAGTATTCGCTCTGCGAGATTATATTTtccttctctctctctctcgcagCATTGCCAATTTCTATGACATGACCGTGCCCATGTTGTACAAGAACATCTACATGGTCAACCCGAGGGCCAGCTCCCTACGCTGGCTGAACGAGACGCGCCAGCAGTTCCTCTTCGTCATCCGTCGCCTGGTCAGCCTGCAGATGGAGACGGGCCGGGGCCAGCAGCTGGTGGAGCTGCTGCAGGAGTGCCTATCCGCCCAGACCTTCGTGGTGGACTACCAGCGACAGTTTCCCCTGGAGCACGACATGGACTTGCTGCTCCAACGCTGCCCCAATATGTAAGTTGTCCACTTCATTTGAGATCCCACCTGTGTTAATTGGCCTCTCCGCGTCCGCAGCAAGAACTACAAGGTGGACTTTGTGATAGCCGGCTACCAGAAGGCGCTGAGCAGCTGCCCCGGCGGCATAATGGCCGACGACATGGCCAGCAACCTGGAcaccgaggaggaggaggacgaatACGAGGAGGAGACCTCTTCACGCACATCACCACAGCAGTCAGCTACGGCGGCCAACGGAACCGCCAGGGACATCGACTTGGAGGTCACAGCCGTGCTGGACGTGCTGCCCGATCTGGGCACGGGCTTCATCCGGCGCCTGCTCACCCGCTACGAGAACAGCGAACAGGCCATTGCTGCCATTCTCGACGACAACCTGCCGCCGGATCTGGCGCCAATGGATCGACAGGAGGTCTATGTGCCGCCCGATCCGCAGGACAAGCTGCAACGCCAGACGGGCGTGCGCCACTTTAACGTCCACGATGGCGATCGCTACGATGTGCTGACGCGCGACCAGCCGGAGTGCATCATAAAGCAGGGCAAGGGCCTGCCCGGAGCGCCGCGCAATGCGGAGCAGCTGCTCGATGACAAGCGTGATGTGCAGCAGCTGAAGGAGCGCTACCAG containing:
- the LOC108025953 gene encoding putative ATP-dependent RNA helicase SoYb, with translation MKPLAELKVPSFTVEYQGTTFTYASPTFGEASFDFLAQTIRGRDPNTCRIILICQQNAEAEHLKSELAGRDVNTLLLEAADPMAHQVLLLWSKGYIHQALILCDAMLNHLEGLGVNFVIHTTLPPLKQFQERWEILSKSATKAEMLVITAQDKGTKISGKNIIKPETEKGETPTPLKREVKSEPEVPLPPQDPRPVVKMEPKHLQSLSAMDGQAQMVAFGKSLFYPTGSTSALETIPKSSHNSQLADNEDKTLEDFMEKFLKLSCDESTNQETSLLPRGKPSKHESSPETSPVADLRLWHTKRPMEASEVELQNFFGSCRLQSAPPPIVPPGESLSLELPPDLVGIDDTLSLDSFQTGEDSPLLDPLDDSLTAGGITAYNYGVLAWSRHLIVPCYDLGGVAGMSNATRSAIHQLGVAKSRAKAVQRFAWPHVSAGKPLIVVGNTQTGKTWCYLPTLCQRSHEELQRRPADDHGPTSIFVCANQSQGNQIGRWMDSLLRSLGNEAGLEAVVNHWDRANVADIAGRLSQPVGILLTSVDLLLQLLSHHSKKAPIFDGAAVKYIALDNLNDMVRLLPDITMKVIKRLPEMFDLGQNKCQLFVSGRNWLNDLMVQRILPLMPDVLILFDDALEASVYGGVELDTRIVPEEQKIERLVALFRDTNLVEERTVVVCSSADEVLLLRRRLDKKGIDVQTCISESCFPQVARWRRDCPACPLLVSDDVVSKLRCGYVVLLIHYSWSTSWMRFKHRFSLFYKNYKTVPPKQRGQSVIFAQETEVDTIWLMADFLLKHGLPRPTHLLDILAQRRLAEPLHPARLKLCRQLSAYGDCLRNSCQYRHLLWRQEVVPPDHYPTKGEIRFTVLACNSPAHLSVRLNDQFPTVAHFLGVPMTHLGQQVQRHYELEEHRHRHPSPVPGERVVVKNLNRYERAVVLDVEGGKVSVQLLDTSTEILSYNASQVYVCEKIFKDQPREAMEVRITGLEPGSLDRIWPEDVRNVVRNQFFSRTQNRRSREFSAVVQATIQETIFVRDVVDSEGNDLRSFVANRFRVYQEERCLDKLIRMVLSSEPKPCLISN
- the LOC108025849 gene encoding activating signal cointegrator 1 complex subunit 2; this translates as MLDNDASNNNNCNPQKLPLGELKLALSGQDGVRRHVPALDEHWVRREKPFGSYLCLMGSYGHLKSGAALEEWTFAANNCRQDMEFLLSLSQHEFWSYMVYEESAMAAIVTFLQRANPYYRQPNTSQSKEQEQASLLYGQLLDLVVRLVMRLCTSKESDSEWISAQQHSSLLYSNYLISVPMLFDLLIAVGDAEPTNVELLRELFEKVLRMQPEYRKDLKEALAFYESAFLSMQIQVENEGCEGAGGGAPLDADLETPYDDVVLFAMDCAYTLRLLLLLCPDLVETIEQLRLGQSIANFYDMTVPMLYKNIYMVNPRASSLRWLNETRQQFLFVIRRLVSLQMETGRGQQLVELLQECLSAQTFVVDYQRQFPLEHDMDLLLQRCPNIKNYKVDFVIAGYQKALSSCPGGIMADDMASNLDTEEEEDEYEEETSSRTSPQQSATAANGTARDIDLEVTAVLDVLPDLGTGFIRRLLTRYENSEQAIAAILDDNLPPDLAPMDRQEVYVPPDPQDKLQRQTGVRHFNVHDGDRYDVLTRDQPECIIKQGKGLPGAPRNAEQLLDDKRDVQQLKERYQQYAMVEETPLESGEYDDEYDDSYEALNEGQAPPVSLLRARLQGAAANSAYEAQDEVEDEDEDEESSNSGSDTEAAKRNNRDFCENPEVIRARYQQRQMAKYGQRSGGGGGGGGGGGGGGGGGGHSNPSVVGAPKGQGQSQQTQRSREQKEAHKSSRANHNRKAGAAFKRSKGMMG